One window of Nocardia sp. NBC_00508 genomic DNA carries:
- a CDS encoding PfaD family polyunsaturated fatty acid/polyketide biosynthesis protein, translating to MTMSRSSVVAETADDITAVLLDLTRPCWIVRHDGRVGATSDDRIAAQADVLAAVAPLPPEQLGDRRFAAAHGVRAAYAAGAMANGIASPALVSAMARAGYLASYGAAGVPPTAVDAALADLSRTLVGKPFACNLIHSPSEPALERAIVDACLRHQVRCVEASAFMGLTGEVVRYRAAGLAVDRQGRVEIRNRVIAKVSRVEVAEPFLRPAPERLLRELVESGDLTPEQARLAEQVPMADDITAEADSGGHTDRRPLLVLLPELIATRDRLAHTVPAAAAVRVGAAGGIGTPAAAAAAFAMGAAYVVTGSVNQATREAAQCDTTKQLLSQADFADCAMSPSSDMFELGVQVQVLRRGTMFATRAQRLYDTYRAYDGIDDIPADLRRDLEATLFRRPLDAVWADCVTYFTERDPAQLVGAEGDPKRKMALVFRWYLGLSSGWSIRGESDRVADYQIWCGPAMGGFNSWVSGTYLAALRNRHVADIADQMMLGAAYLTRVGQLRTAGVRLPAASARFVPRPREER from the coding sequence ACCGCCGTGCTGCTGGACCTGACGCGCCCGTGCTGGATCGTGCGTCACGACGGCCGGGTCGGCGCGACATCCGACGACCGGATCGCGGCGCAGGCCGACGTCCTGGCCGCGGTCGCGCCGCTGCCGCCCGAGCAGTTGGGCGACCGGCGTTTCGCCGCGGCTCACGGTGTGCGGGCGGCATATGCCGCCGGTGCCATGGCCAACGGAATTGCCTCGCCCGCATTGGTTTCAGCGATGGCGCGGGCGGGATATCTCGCCTCTTACGGCGCTGCGGGCGTGCCGCCGACCGCGGTGGACGCGGCCTTGGCCGATCTGAGCCGCACGCTGGTGGGAAAGCCGTTCGCGTGCAACCTGATCCACAGTCCGTCCGAGCCCGCGTTGGAGCGCGCGATTGTGGACGCGTGCCTGCGTCATCAGGTTCGGTGCGTGGAAGCCTCGGCGTTCATGGGTCTCACCGGTGAGGTCGTGCGCTACCGGGCGGCGGGACTCGCTGTCGATCGACAGGGTCGCGTCGAAATACGGAACCGCGTGATCGCCAAGGTTTCCCGGGTCGAGGTGGCCGAGCCGTTCCTGCGTCCGGCCCCGGAGCGGCTGCTGCGCGAACTGGTCGAATCCGGTGATCTGACGCCGGAGCAGGCCCGTCTCGCCGAACAGGTTCCGATGGCCGACGACATCACCGCCGAAGCCGACTCCGGCGGACACACCGATCGCAGGCCGCTGCTGGTGCTGCTGCCGGAACTGATCGCGACGCGGGACCGTCTCGCCCACACCGTGCCCGCCGCGGCGGCGGTCCGCGTCGGCGCCGCGGGCGGCATCGGCACCCCCGCCGCCGCGGCCGCGGCCTTCGCGATGGGCGCCGCCTACGTGGTGACCGGTTCGGTCAACCAGGCCACCCGGGAAGCGGCTCAGTGCGACACCACCAAACAGCTGCTCTCCCAAGCGGATTTCGCGGATTGCGCGATGTCGCCGTCGTCGGACATGTTCGAGCTCGGCGTCCAAGTGCAGGTGCTGCGCAGAGGAACCATGTTCGCCACTCGCGCTCAGCGGCTCTATGACACCTATCGCGCTTATGACGGCATCGACGACATCCCGGCCGACCTGCGCCGCGATCTCGAGGCCACGCTGTTCCGGCGACCGCTCGATGCGGTGTGGGCGGACTGCGTCACATACTTCACCGAACGCGATCCGGCCCAGCTGGTCGGCGCGGAGGGAGACCCGAAACGCAAGATGGCGCTGGTGTTCCGGTGGTATCTGGGGCTGTCGTCGGGGTGGAGCATCCGCGGCGAGTCCGATCGCGTCGCCGACTATCAGATCTGGTGCGGGCCCGCGATGGGCGGATTCAACAGCTGGGTGTCCGGAACCTATCTGGCGGCCCTGCGCAACCGGCACGTCGCCGATATCGCCGACCAGATGATGCTGGGCGCGGCCTACCTGACCCGGGTCGGCCAACTGCGCACCGCGGGCGTGC